A genomic stretch from Haloferax sp. Atlit-12N includes:
- a CDS encoding amino acid-binding protein, with product MSAQDLDGGSDAETDGSGEMPKPHTIRLELVDEPGQLLAALKPISDNGGNLLSIFHERGSLTPRGHIPVEVDLECPPDRFERIVEALREAGVNVIRAGAEHFGEEVMVILVGDIVDSDLSDTLHRIESSADATLQDLSLSAREGTDEASSARLRLAVRSGRVDETLSVVRDLAAEKGLHVVEPLAEGSQ from the coding sequence ATGAGCGCACAGGACCTCGACGGCGGGAGCGACGCCGAGACCGACGGGAGCGGCGAGATGCCGAAACCGCACACGATTCGGCTCGAGCTCGTCGACGAGCCCGGACAGCTTTTGGCCGCGCTCAAACCCATCTCCGACAACGGCGGCAATCTGCTTTCCATCTTCCACGAGCGCGGGAGCCTGACTCCCCGGGGGCACATCCCCGTGGAGGTCGACCTCGAATGCCCGCCCGACCGCTTCGAGCGAATCGTCGAGGCGCTCCGCGAGGCCGGCGTCAACGTCATTCGCGCCGGCGCGGAGCACTTCGGCGAGGAGGTAATGGTCATCCTCGTCGGCGACATCGTCGATTCCGATCTCTCGGACACGCTCCACCGCATCGAGTCCTCGGCGGACGCGACCCTACAGGACCTGTCGCTGTCCGCCCGCGAGGGGACCGACGAGGCGTCGAGCGCCCGACTCCGACTCGCGGTCCGCTCCGGCCGCGTCGACGAGACGCTGTCGGTCGTTCGCGACCTCGCCGCCGAGAAGGGACTGCACGTCGTCGAGCCGCTCGCGGAGGGGTCCCAATGA
- a CDS encoding homoserine dehydrogenase — MSLRLAVLGAGAVGGSVLDLAGDYGHDVVAFADSSSSAVDPAGLDPSAVHDRKEREGVVGEADPEAVFDADYDVLVEATPTTLGDAEPGFSHVERALGDDRHVVLANKGPVAERYADLRALEAESEGTVQFEAAVGGAIPILSTISDLGAPHVTAARGVLNGTANFILSRMAAEGLDYEHVLAEAQDLGVAEADPTFDVDGIDAALKFVILANVLSDGESEYALDDADVEGIRNVPGTALDLAAEDGRTVRLIGEATANGVRVAPRLIPQGSALSVTGTQNIVQLETKHAGQLNISGRGAGGPETATAVLSDVSRLE, encoded by the coding sequence ATGAGCCTCAGACTCGCCGTGCTCGGCGCGGGCGCGGTTGGCGGTTCGGTCCTCGACCTCGCGGGCGACTACGGCCACGATGTCGTCGCGTTCGCTGACTCGTCTTCCTCCGCGGTCGACCCCGCCGGGCTCGACCCGAGCGCGGTCCACGACCGCAAGGAACGCGAGGGCGTGGTCGGCGAGGCGGACCCCGAAGCGGTGTTCGACGCCGATTACGACGTGCTTGTGGAGGCGACGCCGACGACGCTCGGCGACGCCGAACCCGGCTTCTCGCACGTCGAGCGCGCGCTGGGTGACGACCGTCACGTCGTGCTCGCGAACAAGGGCCCGGTCGCGGAACGGTACGCCGACCTGCGCGCGCTCGAAGCCGAGAGCGAGGGGACTGTCCAGTTCGAGGCCGCTGTCGGCGGCGCGATTCCCATCCTCTCGACCATCTCTGACCTCGGCGCGCCGCACGTGACGGCCGCACGCGGCGTGCTGAACGGGACGGCGAACTTCATCCTCTCCCGGATGGCCGCCGAGGGCCTCGACTACGAGCATGTCCTCGCGGAGGCACAGGACCTCGGCGTCGCCGAGGCCGACCCCACCTTCGACGTGGACGGCATCGACGCCGCGCTGAAGTTCGTCATCCTCGCGAACGTCCTCTCCGACGGCGAGAGCGAGTACGCGCTCGACGACGCCGACGTCGAGGGCATCCGTAACGTCCCGGGAACGGCGCTCGACCTCGCCGCCGAGGACGGTCGGACGGTCCGCCTCATCGGCGAGGCGACCGCCAACGGGGTTCGCGTCGCCCCGCGGCTGATTCCGCAGGGCTCCGCGCTGTCGGTCACGGGCACGCAGAACATCGTCCAGTTGGAGACCAAACACGCGGGCCAACTGAATATCAGCGGCCGCGGGGCTGGCGGTCCGGAGACGGCGACCGCCGTCCTGTCCGACGTTTCACGCCTCGAATAG
- the tuf gene encoding translation elongation factor EF-1 subunit alpha: MSDKPHQNLAIIGHVDHGKSTLVGRLLFETGSVPEHVIEQHREEAEEKGKGGFEFAYVMDNLAEERERGVTIDIAHQEFDTDEFYFTIVDCPGHRDFVKNMITGASQADNAVLVVAADDGVAPQTREHVFLARTLGIGELIIAVNKMDVVDYSEDKYKDVKEQVNKLLKQVRFNSDDATYVPISAFEGDNIAERSDNTSWYDGDILLEALNNLPAPQPPTDAPLRLPIQDVYTISGIGTVPVGRIETGTLNPGDNVSFQPSDVGGEVKTVEMHHEEVDQAGPGDNVGFNVRGVGKDDIRRGDVCGPADDPPKVAETFKAQVVVMQHPSVITAGYTPVFHAHTAQVACTIESIDQKLDPASGEVAEENPDFIKSGDAAIVTVRPQKPLSIEPSSEIPELGSFAVRDMGQTIAAGKVLEVNER, from the coding sequence ATGAGCGACAAACCCCACCAGAATCTGGCCATCATCGGCCACGTCGACCACGGTAAGAGTACGCTCGTCGGCCGACTCCTGTTCGAGACCGGCTCCGTCCCGGAGCACGTCATCGAGCAGCACCGAGAGGAAGCCGAGGAGAAGGGCAAGGGCGGATTCGAATTCGCCTACGTCATGGACAACCTCGCCGAAGAGCGCGAGCGCGGTGTCACCATCGACATCGCCCACCAGGAGTTCGACACGGACGAGTTCTACTTCACCATCGTCGACTGTCCTGGCCACCGCGACTTCGTCAAGAACATGATCACCGGTGCCTCGCAGGCTGACAACGCGGTCCTCGTCGTCGCCGCCGACGACGGTGTCGCGCCTCAGACCCGCGAGCACGTCTTCCTCGCCCGCACCCTGGGCATCGGCGAACTCATCATCGCGGTCAACAAGATGGACGTCGTCGACTACAGCGAAGACAAGTACAAGGACGTCAAGGAGCAGGTCAACAAGCTCCTCAAGCAGGTCCGCTTCAACTCCGACGACGCGACCTACGTCCCGATTTCGGCCTTCGAGGGCGACAACATCGCCGAGCGCTCCGACAACACGTCGTGGTACGACGGCGACATCCTCCTCGAAGCACTCAACAACCTGCCGGCACCGCAGCCGCCGACGGACGCGCCGCTGCGCCTGCCCATCCAGGACGTCTACACCATCTCCGGCATCGGTACGGTCCCGGTTGGCCGTATCGAGACGGGTACCCTCAACCCCGGCGACAACGTGAGCTTCCAGCCCTCTGACGTCGGCGGCGAGGTCAAGACCGTCGAGATGCACCACGAGGAAGTCGACCAGGCCGGTCCTGGCGACAACGTTGGTTTCAACGTTCGTGGCGTCGGCAAGGACGACATCCGCCGCGGCGACGTCTGTGGCCCGGCTGACGACCCGCCGAAGGTCGCCGAGACCTTCAAGGCGCAGGTCGTCGTCATGCAGCACCCCTCGGTCATCACCGCTGGCTACACGCCGGTCTTCCACGCCCACACGGCGCAGGTCGCGTGTACCATCGAGTCGATCGACCAGAAGCTCGACCCCGCGTCGGGCGAGGTTGCTGAGGAGAACCCGGACTTCATCAAGTCCGGCGACGCCGCCATCGTGACCGTCCGTCCGCAGAAGCCGCTCAGCATCGAGCCGTCCTCCGAGATTCCGGAGCTCGGCAGCTTCGCTGTCCGTGACATGGGTCAGACCATCGCGGCCGGCAAAGTGCTCGAAGTCAACGAGCGATAA
- a CDS encoding ATP-binding protein codes for MDRYHVTVVGDSGSGKTTFLREMHDTFPGLSIWIDDTDAGGISGRDLDDATTVYSAAEARRATASRIRWVCDDAMEVIEHVRAIAHDYHERTGYPVQVVVDEAHRHLPDSESESSAKVNTLAAMLHEDRDKGVKVVIASQDPQDFYYPPVKQCKYLVWVGPPSTFHRGFIRYYNLKDLDGEGLPSERWEYVVIRPTEPPQAVYHGETREVYG; via the coding sequence ATGGACCGGTATCACGTCACGGTCGTTGGTGACTCCGGCTCCGGGAAGACGACCTTCCTCCGGGAGATGCACGACACGTTCCCCGGTCTCTCTATCTGGATCGACGATACGGACGCCGGTGGCATCTCCGGGCGCGACCTCGACGACGCCACGACTGTCTACTCCGCAGCTGAAGCTCGTCGGGCGACTGCCTCGCGCATCCGGTGGGTGTGCGACGACGCGATGGAGGTGATAGAGCATGTACGCGCCATCGCCCACGACTACCACGAGCGCACCGGCTACCCCGTCCAAGTCGTCGTCGACGAGGCCCATCGGCATCTACCCGATTCCGAGAGCGAATCCAGCGCGAAGGTCAACACGTTGGCCGCGATGCTCCACGAGGACCGAGACAAGGGCGTCAAGGTCGTTATCGCCTCGCAGGACCCACAGGACTTCTACTACCCGCCGGTCAAGCAATGCAAATACCTCGTGTGGGTCGGCCCGCCGTCGACGTTCCACCGGGGTTTCATCCGTTACTACAACCTGAAGGATCTCGACGGCGAGGGACTTCCCTCGGAGCGGTGGGAGTACGTCGTGATCCGTCCGACTGAGCCGCCGCAAGCCGTCTATCACGGTGAGACGCGAGAGGTGTACGGATGA
- a CDS encoding 30S ribosomal protein S12, whose product MANGKYAARKLKQDRQKRRWSDSEYARRERGLGKKSDPLEGAPQGRGIVLEKVGIEAKQPNSAIRKCVRVQLIKNGKQVTAFCPGDGAISFIDEHDEVTIAGIGGAKGRAMGDLSGVNYKVEKVNGVSMIELVRGNAEKPVR is encoded by the coding sequence ATGGCGAACGGCAAATACGCCGCGCGCAAGCTCAAGCAGGACCGGCAGAAGCGCCGCTGGTCCGACTCTGAGTACGCGCGCCGTGAGCGCGGTCTCGGCAAGAAGTCCGACCCGCTCGAGGGTGCCCCGCAGGGTCGTGGCATCGTCCTCGAGAAGGTCGGTATCGAAGCAAAGCAGCCGAACTCGGCGATTCGGAAATGCGTCCGTGTTCAGCTCATCAAGAACGGAAAGCAGGTCACCGCCTTCTGTCCCGGTGACGGCGCGATTTCGTTCATCGACGAACACGACGAAGTCACCATCGCCGGTATCGGCGGCGCGAAGGGTCGCGCGATGGGTGACCTTTCGGGTGTCAACTACAAGGTCGAGAAGGTCAACGGCGTCTCGATGATCGAACTCGTCCGTGGGAACGCTGAAAAGCCGGTGCGCTAA
- a CDS encoding site-specific integrase: MTDLEPLSPEDGVERFIAYREPSVRESTLQNAKTRLNHFLRWCEVAGIDNLNDLTGRKLNDFVTWRQGDIAPITLQKQLSSVRMALDFWSDLDAVEDGLREKLHAPELPDGAEARDIHLEPDTAETILEYLDRYHYASRMHAVMALIWRTGMRRGTVRGLDVGDLNEDEHAIQIVHRPESDTPLKNGNKGERWVFIGPEWMRILQEYISENRHKVTDDYGRRPLITTSYGRITGDTLYKIVNKATQPCEYGLPCPHDRDPSACEARGTHGLPNKCPSSKSPHAVRRGHITHYLSRDVEPEIISERSDVSLEILYQHYDARTAREKMEVRKEHLPS, encoded by the coding sequence GTGACTGACCTCGAACCACTCTCTCCGGAGGACGGCGTCGAGCGGTTCATCGCCTACCGCGAGCCGAGCGTCCGCGAGTCGACCCTGCAGAACGCGAAGACACGGCTGAATCACTTCCTCCGCTGGTGCGAGGTCGCTGGCATCGACAACCTCAACGACCTCACCGGACGGAAGCTCAACGACTTCGTTACGTGGCGTCAGGGCGATATCGCGCCCATCACGCTCCAGAAGCAACTCAGTAGCGTCCGCATGGCGCTCGATTTCTGGAGCGACCTGGACGCCGTCGAGGACGGACTGCGCGAGAAGCTACATGCGCCGGAACTCCCCGACGGAGCCGAGGCGCGCGACATCCATCTGGAGCCGGATACTGCAGAGACGATTCTGGAGTATCTGGACCGCTACCACTACGCGAGCCGGATGCACGCCGTCATGGCGCTCATCTGGCGGACGGGGATGCGCCGCGGAACCGTCCGCGGGCTGGATGTTGGCGACCTCAACGAAGACGAGCACGCCATTCAGATCGTCCACCGACCCGAGTCCGATACCCCGCTGAAGAACGGGAACAAGGGCGAACGGTGGGTGTTCATCGGTCCTGAATGGATGCGCATCCTGCAGGAGTACATCAGCGAGAACCGGCACAAAGTCACCGACGACTACGGGCGTCGTCCGCTCATCACCACGAGCTACGGGCGTATCACGGGCGACACCCTGTACAAGATCGTCAACAAGGCAACCCAACCGTGTGAGTACGGCCTTCCCTGCCCACACGACCGTGACCCATCGGCCTGCGAAGCCCGCGGCACGCACGGGTTGCCGAACAAGTGTCCGTCGTCGAAGTCGCCCCACGCGGTTCGTCGAGGACACATCACGCACTACCTGTCGCGGGATGTCGAGCCGGAAATCATCTCGGAACGCTCCGACGTGTCGCTCGAAATCCTGTACCAGCACTACGACGCGCGCACCGCCCGCGAGAAAATGGAAGTCAGAAAGGAACACCTGCCATCATGA
- a CDS encoding elongation factor EF-2: MGRRKKIVQECEKLMDKPEQIRNIAIAAHVDHGKTTLSDNLLAGAGMISDETAGQQLAMDTKEDEQERGITIDAANVSMTHEWEGENHLINLIDTPGHVDFGGDVTRAMRAVDGALVVVDAVEGAMPQTETVLRQALREGVKPALFINKVDRLINELQEGPEEMQKRLVDVISDVNELIRGMTEEKDYDWTVSVEDGTVAFGSALYKWGVSMPSMEETGISFGDIMELERGGDRQELHERTPLSDVVLDMVAEHFPDPLDAQPRRIPTVWRGDSESDLARQMREVDDEGEVVFMATDISMDPHAGEIATGRLFSGTIRKGQELYVSGTAGKNRVQSVGVFMGGEREELDRGVPAGNIAAVTGLRDAIAGSTVSSVEMTPFESIEHISEPVITKSVEAERMDDLPKLIQTLQQVAKEDPTIRIEINEDTGEHLISGQGELHLEVITQRIRDNQGIPVRTGEPIVVYREQVQGKSHEVEGVSPNRHNKFYITAEPLSQDIVDSIKLGEISMDMPELERREALQEAGMDKDTSQNVEHIHGTNILIDDTKGIQHLNETMELVIEGLEEALDDGPLAAEPVQGTLLRLHDARLHEDTIHRGPAQVIPATRDAVHRSLIAGQVKLLEPIQNVRIDVASEYMGSASGEIQGRRGRVDDMYQEGDLMVIEGIAPVEEMIGFSSDIRSATEGRASWNTENAGFRVLSDNLQREKIMEIRERKGMKLELSQAIDYI; the protein is encoded by the coding sequence ATGGGCCGACGAAAGAAGATCGTCCAGGAATGTGAGAAACTGATGGACAAGCCGGAGCAGATCCGGAACATCGCCATCGCCGCTCACGTCGACCACGGTAAGACGACCCTCTCCGACAACCTCCTCGCAGGTGCAGGCATGATCTCTGACGAGACTGCCGGCCAGCAGCTCGCGATGGACACGAAGGAAGACGAACAGGAACGCGGCATCACCATCGACGCCGCAAACGTCTCGATGACCCACGAATGGGAAGGCGAGAACCACCTCATCAACCTCATCGACACGCCGGGCCACGTCGACTTCGGTGGCGACGTGACGCGCGCGATGCGCGCCGTCGACGGTGCGCTCGTCGTCGTCGACGCCGTCGAGGGTGCCATGCCGCAGACCGAGACGGTCCTGCGTCAGGCGCTCCGCGAGGGCGTCAAGCCGGCGCTTTTCATCAACAAGGTTGACCGCCTCATCAACGAGCTGCAGGAAGGTCCCGAGGAGATGCAGAAGCGCCTCGTCGACGTCATTTCCGACGTCAACGAGCTCATCCGCGGGATGACCGAGGAGAAGGACTACGACTGGACGGTCTCCGTCGAAGACGGGACCGTCGCCTTCGGGTCCGCCCTCTACAAGTGGGGTGTCTCCATGCCGTCGATGGAGGAGACCGGTATCTCCTTCGGCGACATCATGGAACTCGAGCGCGGTGGCGACCGCCAGGAACTCCACGAGCGCACGCCGCTTTCGGACGTCGTCCTCGACATGGTCGCGGAGCACTTCCCCGACCCCCTCGACGCCCAGCCCCGTCGTATCCCGACGGTCTGGCGCGGTGACTCCGAGTCCGACCTCGCGCGCCAGATGCGCGAAGTCGACGACGAAGGCGAAGTCGTCTTCATGGCGACCGACATCTCGATGGACCCCCACGCGGGCGAAATCGCGACGGGTCGCCTCTTCTCCGGCACCATCCGCAAGGGTCAGGAGCTCTACGTCTCCGGGACCGCGGGCAAGAACCGCGTCCAGTCCGTCGGTGTCTTCATGGGCGGCGAGCGCGAGGAACTCGACCGCGGTGTCCCCGCAGGGAACATCGCGGCCGTCACGGGTCTCCGTGACGCCATCGCCGGTTCTACCGTCTCCTCCGTCGAGATGACGCCGTTCGAGTCCATCGAACACATCTCCGAGCCTGTCATCACGAAGTCCGTCGAGGCAGAGCGCATGGACGACCTGCCGAAGCTCATCCAGACGCTCCAGCAGGTCGCGAAGGAAGACCCGACCATCCGCATCGAGATTAACGAGGACACGGGCGAGCACCTCATCTCCGGTCAGGGCGAGCTCCACCTCGAAGTCATCACCCAGCGTATCCGCGACAACCAGGGCATCCCGGTCCGCACCGGTGAGCCGATTGTCGTCTACCGCGAGCAGGTCCAGGGCAAGTCCCACGAGGTCGAGGGCGTCTCCCCGAACCGCCACAACAAGTTCTACATCACGGCGGAACCCCTCTCGCAGGACATCGTCGACTCCATCAAGCTCGGCGAAATCTCGATGGACATGCCCGAACTGGAGCGCCGCGAGGCCCTCCAGGAAGCCGGCATGGACAAGGACACGTCCCAGAACGTCGAACACATCCACGGGACGAACATCCTCATCGACGACACGAAGGGTATCCAGCACCTCAACGAGACGATGGAACTCGTCATCGAGGGTCTCGAAGAGGCGCTCGACGACGGTCCGCTCGCCGCGGAGCCCGTTCAGGGAACGCTCCTGCGCCTCCACGACGCGCGCCTCCACGAGGACACCATCCACCGCGGTCCCGCCCAGGTCATCCCTGCGACGCGTGACGCGGTCCACCGCTCGCTCATCGCGGGTCAGGTGAAGCTCCTCGAACCCATCCAGAACGTCCGCATCGACGTCGCCTCCGAATACATGGGCTCGGCCTCCGGCGAGATTCAGGGTCGCCGCGGCCGCGTCGACGACATGTACCAGGAAGGTGACCTCATGGTCATCGAGGGCATCGCGCCCGTCGAAGAGATGATCGGCTTCTCGTCGGACATCCGTTCGGCCACGGAAGGTCGCGCCTCCTGGAACACGGAGAACGCCGGCTTCCGCGTGCTCTCGGACAACCTCCAGCGCGAGAAGATCATGGAGATCCGCGAGCGCAAGGGCATGAAGCTCGAGCTCTCGCAGGCTATCGACTACATCTAA
- a CDS encoding 30S ribosomal protein S7 yields MSESDAPEPESPASSEEAKENALLFGVWDVSEMEYTDPSMSRYIKATPIAHTMGRHASKQFQKSEISIVERLINRLMQTEDNTGHKQKTSKIVKEAFEIVNERTEENPVQVLIRAVENAGPREETVRLKYGGISVPQAVDVAPQRRVDEALKFIAQGTLSGSYKTTTTAAEALAQQLVGAADYDVQTYAISQKEEKERVAEAAR; encoded by the coding sequence ATGTCGGAAAGCGACGCACCCGAGCCTGAGTCCCCCGCGAGTAGTGAAGAAGCGAAAGAGAACGCGCTTCTGTTCGGCGTCTGGGACGTCTCCGAGATGGAGTACACCGACCCCAGCATGAGCCGGTACATCAAGGCGACCCCCATCGCCCACACGATGGGTCGTCACGCCTCGAAGCAGTTCCAGAAGTCCGAAATCAGCATCGTCGAGCGGCTCATCAACCGCCTGATGCAGACCGAGGACAACACGGGACACAAGCAGAAGACGAGCAAAATCGTCAAGGAAGCGTTCGAAATCGTCAACGAGCGCACCGAGGAGAACCCCGTGCAGGTGCTCATCCGTGCGGTCGAGAACGCCGGCCCCCGCGAGGAGACCGTCCGCCTCAAGTACGGCGGTATCTCGGTCCCGCAGGCCGTCGACGTCGCCCCGCAGCGCCGCGTCGACGAGGCGCTGAAGTTCATCGCACAGGGCACGCTCAGCGGCTCCTACAAGACCACGACCACCGCCGCCGAGGCCCTCGCACAGCAGCTCGTCGGCGCGGCCGACTACGACGTTCAGACGTACGCTATCTCCCAGAAAGAGGAGAAAGAGCGCGTCGCCGAAGCGGCCCGGTAA
- a CDS encoding ribonuclease R family protein produces MSDDAQAYAGTAEGQGPVEIDAELARHLQNKREDLFEEFEIRDKFPPEVLSEARARTDGVHEEIEDELEHRKDLRDLTTWTTDPVDAQDFDDALSIRENEETYTLWVHIADVTHYVHPGSEMWAEAVKRGNTVYLPAYTIHMLPPALAETVCSLVPEEDRLAHTVEMEIKKDTLSFESIDIYKSVIHSNERLTYTQCENRLEDPDLPLHEENSLVFDLADQLHEQRKEDGSLVLNPSRDRAHTIIEECMLKANKAVTHELMWNRGVEAMYRVHPQPTPDQWDKALREITELDGVSIKSTSWDEPRKAVNDALESANSRTLNKIQRAVLKVMPRAKYMNDPFGGHYALNFDIYGHFTSPIRRLSDLINHWIVHENDVPEDLVELCDRASDRQKDAETAERLYKQFLQEVGLDPYAVNNRGIVTVDDDGEVIDENGLPPRE; encoded by the coding sequence ATGTCAGACGACGCGCAGGCGTACGCCGGGACCGCCGAAGGGCAAGGACCGGTGGAGATAGACGCCGAACTCGCGCGACACCTCCAGAACAAGCGCGAGGACCTGTTCGAGGAGTTCGAGATTCGAGACAAGTTCCCGCCGGAAGTCCTCTCGGAGGCGCGTGCGCGCACCGACGGCGTCCACGAGGAGATCGAAGACGAGTTGGAACACCGCAAGGACCTCCGAGATCTCACGACGTGGACGACAGACCCCGTCGACGCCCAGGACTTCGACGACGCCCTGAGCATCCGCGAGAACGAGGAGACGTACACGCTGTGGGTCCACATCGCCGACGTGACCCACTACGTCCACCCCGGCTCGGAGATGTGGGCCGAGGCCGTCAAGCGCGGGAACACCGTCTACCTCCCCGCCTACACCATCCACATGCTTCCGCCGGCGCTGGCCGAGACGGTCTGTTCTCTCGTCCCCGAGGAGGACCGCCTCGCCCACACCGTCGAGATGGAGATCAAGAAGGACACGCTCTCGTTCGAGTCTATCGACATCTACAAGTCCGTCATCCACTCCAACGAACGGCTCACCTACACGCAATGTGAAAACCGGCTGGAAGACCCCGACCTCCCCCTCCACGAGGAGAACTCCCTCGTCTTCGACCTCGCGGACCAACTCCACGAACAGCGCAAGGAAGACGGCTCGCTCGTTCTCAACCCGAGCCGGGACCGCGCCCACACCATCATCGAGGAGTGCATGCTGAAGGCGAACAAGGCCGTCACGCACGAACTCATGTGGAACCGCGGCGTCGAGGCGATGTACCGCGTCCACCCGCAGCCGACTCCCGACCAGTGGGACAAGGCGCTCCGCGAAATCACCGAACTCGACGGCGTGAGCATCAAGTCCACGTCGTGGGACGAACCGCGGAAGGCCGTCAACGACGCCTTGGAGAGCGCGAACTCCCGCACGCTGAACAAGATTCAGCGCGCCGTGCTGAAGGTCATGCCCCGCGCGAAGTACATGAACGACCCCTTCGGCGGCCACTACGCGCTCAACTTCGACATCTACGGCCACTTCACCTCGCCCATCCGGCGGCTGTCGGACCTCATCAACCACTGGATCGTCCACGAAAACGACGTGCCCGAAGACCTCGTCGAACTCTGCGACCGCGCCTCGGACCGTCAGAAGGACGCCGAGACGGCCGAGCGGCTCTATAAGCAGTTCCTCCAAGAGGTCGGCTTAGACCCCTACGCCGTCAACAACCGCGGTATCGTCACCGTCGACGACGACGGCGAGGTCATCGACGAAAACGGCCTCCCGCCGCGCGAATAA
- a CDS encoding ribbon-helix-helix domain-containing protein gives MALSVNVTISMPPEMVEKVDEQSKNYGMSRAEYVRHLIQQAPDSPFDEPDLRLTESPQVDA, from the coding sequence ATGGCGCTATCAGTCAATGTCACCATCTCGATGCCGCCAGAGATGGTCGAGAAAGTCGACGAGCAGAGCAAGAACTACGGAATGAGTCGTGCCGAGTACGTCCGTCACCTCATTCAGCAAGCTCCAGATTCGCCATTCGATGAACCAGACCTGCGGCTCACCGAGAGTCCACAGGTAGACGCTTAG
- a CDS encoding DUF5781 family protein, giving the protein MDLRVVGGAPADPFLSAADLFETEFELSYPVFVHVRDDPDSRTWAGHYQDHHVLNISRQAATSAMARELALHELSHMARNEEGHVSHYQSTREAVFLALAGRTVERRKLAHCYQIANHCKDIYADDLTLSVAPADKLVQFLESQLAAALADRPQASGRPGSRLVTAGSDPEITAVNAAFALALVERHDLVESDHRLYDLAHAAGDDAPSVSLDTFKEQFRTLADDPSKSEYRRTLVDVVKHYVVNPGMAAD; this is encoded by the coding sequence ATGGACCTCCGAGTCGTCGGGGGCGCACCGGCAGACCCGTTCTTGAGCGCCGCCGACCTGTTCGAAACCGAGTTCGAGCTTTCGTACCCCGTGTTCGTGCACGTGCGCGACGACCCCGATTCCCGCACGTGGGCCGGTCACTATCAGGATCACCACGTCCTCAACATCTCCCGACAGGCCGCCACCAGCGCGATGGCCCGCGAACTCGCGCTCCACGAGCTATCGCACATGGCCCGAAACGAGGAGGGCCACGTCTCGCACTACCAGTCCACCCGCGAGGCGGTCTTTCTCGCGCTCGCGGGTCGAACCGTCGAGCGCCGGAAGCTCGCGCACTGCTATCAAATCGCTAACCACTGCAAGGATATCTATGCCGACGACCTGACGCTGTCTGTCGCGCCCGCGGACAAGCTCGTCCAGTTCCTCGAATCGCAACTGGCGGCGGCGCTCGCCGACCGGCCGCAGGCGTCGGGACGGCCGGGCTCCCGACTCGTCACCGCCGGCTCGGACCCGGAAATCACGGCCGTGAACGCCGCATTCGCCCTCGCACTCGTGGAGCGACACGACCTCGTCGAGTCAGACCACCGGCTGTACGACCTCGCGCACGCCGCGGGCGACGACGCGCCGTCGGTGTCGCTCGACACGTTCAAAGAACAGTTCCGGACGCTCGCCGACGACCCCTCGAAAAGCGAGTACCGCCGGACGCTCGTCGACGTGGTGAAACATTACGTCGTCAACCCGGGGATGGCCGCCGACTGA
- the rpsJ gene encoding 30S ribosomal protein S10 has translation MQQARVRLAGTSPEDLDDICDDVREIANKTGVNLSGPIPLPTKTLEVPARKSPDGEGTATWEHWEMRVHKRLIDLDADERALRQLMRVQVPNDVSIEIVLED, from the coding sequence ATGCAACAGGCACGCGTTCGGCTCGCCGGCACGAGTCCGGAAGACCTCGACGATATCTGCGACGACGTCCGCGAGATCGCGAACAAGACGGGCGTCAACCTCAGCGGGCCGATCCCGCTGCCCACGAAGACGCTCGAAGTCCCCGCCCGCAAATCGCCTGACGGCGAGGGGACGGCGACGTGGGAGCACTGGGAGATGCGCGTCCACAAGCGTCTCATCGACCTCGACGCTGACGAACGCGCTCTGCGCCAGCTGATGCGCGTTCAGGTTCCGAACGACGTCAGCATCGAGATCGTCCTCGAAGACTAA